The DNA window TTGACTATCGAAGAAAAATTACAGCATTTTTATACAGCCTCCATCGACAGTGCCATGCTGGAGGCACAGCAGGTGCAGACACAGCATCAGGAAGCCCTGGATAAGATTTTCCAGGAACATAAAGAGACCAAAGAACGGCAGATTCAGTCTCATATTCAGGCGGAAACGGACAATCTCAAACGCGAGATCAACAAAACCGTCTCTGCCAGACAGCTGGAATACCGCCGTCTTCTTTCCGATAAGACCGAAGAGATCAAGCAGCAACTGTTTCACGATGTGGCGGAGCGTCTTGCACAGTTTCGCTCCACACCGGAATATCTGGAATATCTCTCCCGGCGGATCCAGGAAGCCCGCGACTTTGCCGGAGAAGATGCCCTTGTGGTTTATCTTGATCCCGCAGACCAGAACTGGATCCCGGAACTTGCCGCACGCTTCGGCTTTGCCCCGGTAGTATCCAGAGAAGCTTTCATGGGCGGTATGCGCGCCGTGATCCGCTCCAAAAATATATTGATAGACAACTCATTTGCTACTTTACTCAGGGAAGCAAAAGAAGAATTTGTCTTTGCCGGAGGTATGACAGATGAATAAAAAAGGAATCATTTATGGAATCAACGGACCAGTTATTTACCTGAAAGGAAATACTGGTCTTCGTATGTCTGAGATGGTACATGTCGGCGAGGAGTATCTGGTAGGGGAAGTCATCTCCCTGTCAAAGAAAGCCACCACCGTACAGGTCTTCGAGGAGACCACCGGTCTGAAACCCGGCGCAGAAGTTGTCGGAACCGGAGATGCCATCTCCGTAACACTGGGACCCGGGATTCTGAACAACATTTTCGACGGTATCGAGCGTCCGTTAAGTGAGATCGCCGCCCGTTCCGGCAAATACATCACCCGTGGTGTCAGCGTCGACTCTCTGGACACCGCAAAAAAATGGGATGTTCATGTGACCGTCTCCGAGGGCGATCATGTGACCGGCGGAACCGTCATCGCAGAAACCCAGGAAACTGCAAGTATCCTTCACAAATCCATGGTTCCTCCGGATGTGGAGGGAACCGTTATCAAAGCAGCCGCTGACGGCGCTTACACGATCCTGGATCCGATCGTCACACTGGAACTTGATGACGGAACCACAAAAGAACTGACGCTGTGCCAGAAATGGCCGATCCGTGTCCCGCGTCCGACCAAAAGACGTTTCCCGGCATCCAAACCGCTGATCACCGGTCAGCGTATCCTGGATACCATGTTCCCGATCGCAAAAGGCGGCACTGCCGCTGTCCCGGGTGGTTTCGGTACCGGAAAAACCATGACGCAGCACCAGATCGCCAAGTGGTCCGATGCGGATATCATCATCTATATCGGCTGCGGCGAGCGTGGGAACGAGATGACACAGGTACTCGAAGAGTTCGGGGAACTGGTGGATCCGAAAACCGGGCATCCGCTGATGAACCGTACCGCTCTGATCGCCAACACTTCCAACATGCCGGTTGCTGCCCGTGAGGCTTCAATCTACACCGGTCTGACACTGGCAGAATATTACCGTGACATGGGTTACGATGTCGCGATCATGGCAGACTCCACCTCCCGTTGGGCAGAGGCGCTGCGTGAGCTTTCCGGACGTCTGGAAGAAATGCCTGCCGAGGAAGGTTTCCCGGCTTATCTGGCTTCCCGTCTGTCCGCTTTCTATGAGAGAGCCGGCATGATGGAAAACCTGAACGGAACCGAGGGAAGCGTATCGATCATCGGTGCCGTATCCCCGCAGGGCGGCGATTTCTCCGAACCGGTTACGATGAACACCAAACGTTTCGTCCGCTGTTTCTGGGGACTGGACAAATCACTGGCTTACGCGAGACATTTCCCGGCGATCCACTGGCTGACCAGTTACAGCGAATATCTGAATGATCTGGCACCATGGTATCAGACCCATGTAAATAAAAACTTTATTGATCTTAGAAATCAAATCATGGCTCTTTTAAATACCGAGAGCAGCCTGATGGAAATCGTAAAACTGATCGGCAGCGACGTTCTCCCGGATGACCAGAAACTGATCCTCGAGATCGCCCGTGTGATCCGTCTGGGCTTCTTACAGCAGAACGCCTTCCATGCAGACGATACCTGCGTACCGCTGGAAAAGCAGTATAAGATGATGGAAATCATTTTATATCTGTATAAAAAAGCAAAAGCCCTGGTAACCATGGGTATGCCTATGTCTGTCCTGAAAGAGGACAATATTTTCGAAAAGATCATCGCCATCAAATACGATGTGCCAAACGACAAACCGGAAATGTTTGATGATTATAAAAAAGCAGTAGATACCTTCTACGATAAAGTACTGGAAAAGAACGGATAAGGAGGATGGAATTATGGCAATTGAATATCTTGGCTTAAGTGAAATCAATGGTCCTCTGGTAGTTCTGGAGGGTGTCAAAAATGCAGCATATGAAGAGATTGTAGAATTTACCATCGACGGAAAAGAAAAGAAACTGGGACGAATTGTGGAGGTCTACGAGGACAAAGCCGTGATCCAGGTTTTCGAGGGTTCCGACAATATGTCCCTCGACAACACCCACACCCGTCTGACCGGTCACCCGATGGAGATCGGTCTTTCCGAGAAGATCCTGGGACGTACCTTCGACGGTATCGGCAACCCGATCGACGGTCTGGGACCGATCGTGGCAGACACCAAGGCAAATATCAACGGTCTGCCGTTAAATCCGGTCACCCGTGAATATCCGCGTAACTATATCCGTACCGGTATCTCCGCAATCGATGGTCTGACCACCCTGATCCGTGGACAGAAGCTTCCGATTTTCTCCGGAAACGGTCTTCCTCACGATCAGCTTGCCGCACAGATCGTACAGCAGGCTTCTTTGGGTGACAACACT is part of the Blautia faecicola genome and encodes:
- a CDS encoding V-type ATP synthase subunit A; the protein is MNKKGIIYGINGPVIYLKGNTGLRMSEMVHVGEEYLVGEVISLSKKATTVQVFEETTGLKPGAEVVGTGDAISVTLGPGILNNIFDGIERPLSEIAARSGKYITRGVSVDSLDTAKKWDVHVTVSEGDHVTGGTVIAETQETASILHKSMVPPDVEGTVIKAAADGAYTILDPIVTLELDDGTTKELTLCQKWPIRVPRPTKRRFPASKPLITGQRILDTMFPIAKGGTAAVPGGFGTGKTMTQHQIAKWSDADIIIYIGCGERGNEMTQVLEEFGELVDPKTGHPLMNRTALIANTSNMPVAAREASIYTGLTLAEYYRDMGYDVAIMADSTSRWAEALRELSGRLEEMPAEEGFPAYLASRLSAFYERAGMMENLNGTEGSVSIIGAVSPQGGDFSEPVTMNTKRFVRCFWGLDKSLAYARHFPAIHWLTSYSEYLNDLAPWYQTHVNKNFIDLRNQIMALLNTESSLMEIVKLIGSDVLPDDQKLILEIARVIRLGFLQQNAFHADDTCVPLEKQYKMMEIILYLYKKAKALVTMGMPMSVLKEDNIFEKIIAIKYDVPNDKPEMFDDYKKAVDTFYDKVLEKNG
- a CDS encoding V-type ATP synthase subunit E, with the protein product MTIEEKLQHFYTASIDSAMLEAQQVQTQHQEALDKIFQEHKETKERQIQSHIQAETDNLKREINKTVSARQLEYRRLLSDKTEEIKQQLFHDVAERLAQFRSTPEYLEYLSRRIQEARDFAGEDALVVYLDPADQNWIPELAARFGFAPVVSREAFMGGMRAVIRSKNILIDNSFATLLREAKEEFVFAGGMTDE